CGGAACTTCCGCCTGGGCCCGACCCTGCGGGCCCTGTTCCTCGTGCCGTGGCTGCTGCCCCTGATCGTTTCGGGATCGACCTGGGCGTGGCTGCTCAACAGCGAGTCCGGCGTCGTCAACTCCGTGCTCGGCTGGGTCGGCGGCGGCAAGATCGACTGGCTGACGTCGCCGTCCTGGTCGCTGGTCTCGGTGATCATCGCCAACATCTGGATCGGCGTGCCGTTCAACCTCGTCGTCCTGCACAGCGGCCTGCAGAACATCCCGGCCGAGGTGTACGAAGCGGCGTCCCTCGACGGCGCCGGGGCCTGGCAGCGGTTCCGGCACGTCACGTTCCCGCTCCTGCGACCGGTCTCGGCGATCACCCTGCTGCTGGGGCTCGTCTACACGCTGAAGGTGTTCGACGTCATCTGGATCATGACCAAGGGCGGCCCCGGCGGATCGTCGACCACCCTGGCCACCTGGTCCTACCAGCTCGGGTTCGGCAGCATGCTCCCGCGGTTCGGGCCCAGCGCCGCCGTGGGCAACGTGCTCATCCTGCTGGCACTGGTCGCGGGGCTGCTCTACATCCGGACGCAGCGCAGGCAGGAGGAAGCGTGACCCGGCACTGGCGCACCGCGGCCGGGCTCGTCCTCACCGCCGTGATGTTGTTCCCCGTCTACTGGATGGTCAACGTGTCGCTGACCCCGGCCGGGCGGATGCGCAAGTCCCCGCCCGACTGGTTCCCCGCCGATCCGACGTTCGAGGGCTACGAACGGGTCCTGCGCGAGCAGCTGCCGTACTTCACCACCAGCCTGTTCGTCGCACTGGGCACGGTCGCGCTGACCCTGGCCCTGGCCGCGCCTTCGGCGTACGCGCTGGCGAAG
This window of the Amycolatopsis balhimycina FH 1894 genome carries:
- a CDS encoding carbohydrate ABC transporter permease; its protein translation is MQDIREPVVLTARPDAPAPGRAGRARRRRQQLLAWAFLLPLVAYLVLCYGYPLATNIDLSLRGYTVRTFVHGGAPLVWFDNYVTVFGDPTFRTALFDTVVFTAASLLFQYGIGLAMAVFFARNFRLGPTLRALFLVPWLLPLIVSGSTWAWLLNSESGVVNSVLGWVGGGKIDWLTSPSWSLVSVIIANIWIGVPFNLVVLHSGLQNIPAEVYEAASLDGAGAWQRFRHVTFPLLRPVSAITLLLGLVYTLKVFDVIWIMTKGGPGGSSTTLATWSYQLGFGSMLPRFGPSAAVGNVLILLALVAGLLYIRTQRRQEEA